The Gloeomargarita lithophora Alchichica-D10 genomic sequence GCTGATTCAGGCGGCGCAGTTGGGGCAAAAACCCCTGGGCAAGATGGCGAAAGGGCACCAGGCGGGATTGGGTAATTTGTTGGTACAAACGATCCAGTTCTTGGCGCACCTGGGTGAGTTCTTCCCCCAATTCCCGCAGGGTCAATTCCAGGTCAGAACGGATTTCCTGGGTACGCAGTAGGGTTTCTTCCAGGGTTTGCAGTTGGGAATGCCCCTGGGTGTATTGATCCAGTTCCAGACTGTCAAATTCACTGGCCGGGGCGGGGTTGGTGACATTCACCGCCAACTGGTCGTAGAGGCTTTGAATGGCTTCCCGCAGGGGTTGGGATTGGCTGACCAGGGTATTCAGGGTGCGGCTGGTCTGGAGCAGGTTTTCCTGGTGCAGGGTCAGGCGTTCATGGCGGATGAGCAGTTCCCCGACCGTATTAGCCATGGATTCCAACTGCTCCAGGGGGAGGCGGACGTTGGTTAAAGGTTGGTCGGGGAGGGCGGGTTCGGGTTCTGGGGGTGCCGGTGCCGTTGGGTTGAGGTAATCCGAGCGTTGTTGCCGAATTTGCGCCAGGGTCGCTTCAATCTGGGGAATTAATGCTTCGGTGGGGGGTTGCGCGGCCAAGGGTTGCACCGCCGTTAGCAACCAGGGTAAATCCAGGGTGTCCCCCAACAGGGTGCAGGCATCCACCAGATTTTCGACCACGGTGGTGAGGTCGCTTCCGGGTTGGGTCAACGCCTGGGCGGTTTCGGTGAGACAGGCTTCTAAATCCTCGTTCAGGGCGGTCGCCACGATGCTGGGGGGCACCGAGGTCGTGGGGGTGGCGGCAGTATCCGTAAGGGTGAGGTGGGCTAAAGCGGCCAATACCTCCGGGTTGGCGATGACTTCCGTTTGATGGTGCGCCTGGGCTAAAAGAGATTCCAATTCCTGAATCCCCCGTTCCAACACCGGCCAAATGGGGTCGTGGGCGGGTCGAGTCTGTATGCTCAAGGTTTGCAGGAGGTCTTCCAGTTGGTGCGCCAGGTGGCTAATGTCCATCAGTTGGGACAGTCCGGCTCCCCCTTTGATCGAATGGGCGGCGCGCATCAGGGCGGCCATATCCACCGCCTGTCCCCGCCGTTGGCGACCAATCCCCTGCACCAAAGTCGTGATGTAGGCGGGCGCATCCTCGGTGAGGAAACACTGGCGCACCTCCCGGAGAATGTTTTGGTACTGCTCCGTTTGGGTATCGAAATTCATGGGGTGAGACGGAAACGGGCGACAGAAGTTTGTAAATCCCCCACCACCGCCAATAAATCCTGCAAAGAACCGGCCACAGTCTGGGATTCAGAAGCGGTCTGGGTGGCAATCGTGGTCACGGCCATCATCCGTTGGTTGACCTGCTGGGATGCCGCCTGCTGGGCGTAGGTTTGACCGGCAATTTCCTGCAAAAATCGGTCAATGTCCTGGCTCAACTGGGCTAAGCCCTGGAGGGTTTCCCGGGTGGATTGCACCAATTGGGTACTGACCACCACCTCGCTGGTGCCGGTTTCCATCGCCTGCAACACATCCCCGGTGCCTTCTTGGATGTTGGTCACCCGCTGTTCGATTTCGCGGGTGGCTTCCGTCACCTGCTGGGCGAGGCGGCGCACCTCATCGGCCACCACCCGAAACCCCTGCCCGTGTTCCCCGGCGCGGGTGGCTTCAATGGAGGCATTAAAGGCCAGCAAATTGGTTTTTTCGGAAATCCCGGAAATAATCGCCACAATCTGGGAAATTTCCTGGGAGGATTCCGCCAAGCGTTTGACTTTTTTGGCGGTGGTGGCCACCGTACTGCGTAACCCTTCGATACTGGCGACGGTTTGATTGATTTTGCCATCCCCCGCCTCCGCCGCCACCAGGGCGGAACGAGCCACCTGGGCGGCCTGTTGCGCCAATGCCGTCACCTGGGTAATGGACTGGTTCATAGCCGCCACCGTCGCCAGGGAGTCCTGCACCTGGGCGGTCTGGGTTTGGGCGGCCTCGGTCAAGTGGGTAATGGATTCAGACCCGGCCTGGGTTACCTGTTGGACCTGGTTGGCGACCCCCTGCACCTGTAAAACCAACTGGCGCAGACTGGCAATGGTGGCATTAAAGGCATCGGCGATGGAACCCACCTCCCCCGGCGTAATGGGTGCTTGCACGGTCAAATCCCCCCGTTGCGCCCCCTCGATTTCCAGCAGGAGATTAATCACTTCCTGTTGTAATTGCTCCTTATCCTGGCGTTGGCGCGCCAGTTCTGTGGTCTGGGTTTGGCTGCGTTCCGCCAGGGTTTGCTGTGCCGTTTGCGCCTGCTGTTGCCATTGGGCTACGGTCTGGGTCAAGCGTTCCAATTCATTGGCCGGGTCATCTTCATCGGCCGGATCATCGGGGGTTTCACCGCCGGTCAACCGTTTCAGGGGTACTACCACCTCTTGCCAAAACCACCACAGCACCAACAGGTTCAGCAACAACAGCACACTGGCCAACGTGAACTGGCTGGAGCGGGTTTGGGTCGCCACCGGGGGTTGGGTCGCAGGCGGCGTGATGCCCGTGGGTATCCAAGCGGCAATGGTCAATACCTGCACTACCACCACCAGGCCAAATTTCCAGCCCACCGAACGCTGGTGCAACCACCGCAGGGGCGATTCCTGGGGCGGAGCCATTTCTCCTTCCATGACTTCGGGGAAGCTGGCCGGTTGAGCCTCCGGCATGACCAAAGCCAAGGCCCCCGTGTTTTGCAGTTCCGCCAAGGCTTTCTCAGCAATGGCCGCATAGGTGCCATCGTGATCCAGCCGGATTACCTCTTGGTACATTTGGGCGGCTTGGGTCACCTCCCCCGCCTGCTCCAGGGTGTTGGCCTGAAGAATTTTGGCCATCAAATCCACCTCCCGCACCCCACTATCCGCTGGGGTAAATACCGGGCGACCCCGATACATCATTACGGGTTGACCTGAGGAAGGGGTAGGGTCATACATACCGGCGATCCCATTTGCTGACGTTGACTTGATTTAAGATCAAAAGTAACCTAATTTTTTATAACCCGGATTTTTTTATCCAGATTTTTCTGTACCTATCATCTTGCACAGACAAAATCCAAACTGTTCACCGTGACCATTTAGCTTAGAGACCCCTCTATATTATTTATACCAGCAGAAAATCATCTTGCTGAAATGCCGGTATTACTAAGAACCAGGGACAAGCGCAGTGCCCCGGCAACCTATTTTTAGAGGTGTCTTTAGGCAGTTATCAACTTAAAACTCCCAGACGGGCAAATTCCCCCGG encodes the following:
- a CDS encoding methyl-accepting chemotaxis protein, which encodes MYDPTPSSGQPVMMYRGRPVFTPADSGVREVDLMAKILQANTLEQAGEVTQAAQMYQEVIRLDHDGTYAAIAEKALAELQNTGALALVMPEAQPASFPEVMEGEMAPPQESPLRWLHQRSVGWKFGLVVVVQVLTIAAWIPTGITPPATQPPVATQTRSSQFTLASVLLLLNLLVLWWFWQEVVVPLKRLTGGETPDDPADEDDPANELERLTQTVAQWQQQAQTAQQTLAERSQTQTTELARQRQDKEQLQQEVINLLLEIEGAQRGDLTVQAPITPGEVGSIADAFNATIASLRQLVLQVQGVANQVQQVTQAGSESITHLTEAAQTQTAQVQDSLATVAAMNQSITQVTALAQQAAQVARSALVAAEAGDGKINQTVASIEGLRSTVATTAKKVKRLAESSQEISQIVAIISGISEKTNLLAFNASIEATRAGEHGQGFRVVADEVRRLAQQVTEATREIEQRVTNIQEGTGDVLQAMETGTSEVVVSTQLVQSTRETLQGLAQLSQDIDRFLQEIAGQTYAQQAASQQVNQRMMAVTTIATQTASESQTVAGSLQDLLAVVGDLQTSVARFRLTP